GAATTTACCGAAGCCACTGGAGTACATGTCGTGTATTGCCCATTTGGGAATTTTCGGAATATTAGGGGTTTTAGCAAGGTATTTGttgcaaaagctgtttggcccTGGTGTTGCTAATGTGACAGGTGACCATAGCATACTATACCTCGATCTTCCATCAAACATGATTGGTTCTTTCTTGATGGGTTGGTTGGGTGTTGTTTTCAAAGAAGACATATCAAGTGGTGTGTCTGATTTTCTAGCTATTGGATTGTCCACTGGTTTTCTTGGCAGCCTCACAACTTTCAGTGGATGGAATCAGAAAATGCTTGATTTGAGTGTCAATGGTGATTGGCTCTTCTGTTTGCTTGGATTTCTAATTgggttctttcttgtttgttatTCCATCATTTTTGGGATTGAGACAGCCAAAGGTTTCAAATGGGTTCTCAAAAGGATGAACAACAAGGGTAGTTCAAAGACTGGAACCAATCATTCTAATTCCATCAACAAGTGGTGGATACAATTGGTGGTTTTGATAGTGTTGATGATAATATTAGCCTTGTTGTGGAGTATAAGTGGAATATTACTAGTGAAGGAGTTCAACAGGAACAATGCAAGAGCTCAACTATGTTTGGCTTGTGTGGTTGGACCCTTTGGGGTTTGGGTTAGGTGGCTCTTGGCTAGACTAAATGGGTGCGGTTTGGGAAGGAGGGAGAGGATGAAATGGGTGCCATTTGGGACAATGATTGCCAATGTTTCTGCAGCTTGTGTCATGGCTGCACTTGCAATTATCATAAAAGAAGTGAACACAAGCACTTGCAATACCATTGTGACAGGAATTCAGTTTGGGTTTTTGGGTTGTTTGAGTACTGTTTCTACTTTTGTTGCAGAGTTTAATGCAATGAGCGAAAGCAACCATCCTTGGAGAGCTTATGCATATGCTCTAATGACAATAGGTTTGTCATTTGGATTAGGAACTCTGATATATTCTGTACCTGTTTGGACAAGACCATATAGCTAGTCCTTCGAGGCTCTTTTTGTGATAAATGATTCTTCTGTTGTAATTCTTGCAATAAATACTTCTTGCTATCCAAATTAATCGCTTGAATCGAATCGACCGATCTGAACCGATTGGTCGATATATTAGTGAAAATCAACTGAAAAAATCGTCAACAATTGATtgattggtcggttattttcatgtcaaaaaattaataaaaaaaagatcgAAATCGACCATAAGCATCCCTGCATgctcaaaagaaataaattataaacaaaCATCCCTGCATGCTCAaaggaaaaaattatttttttgtaaattgCATGCCTACGCTCCA
The window above is part of the Tripterygium wilfordii isolate XIE 37 chromosome 3, ASM1340144v1, whole genome shotgun sequence genome. Proteins encoded here:
- the LOC119995422 gene encoding fluoride export protein 1-like — protein: MAAICNADEITSPLCGDSMEDKTTNLPKPLEYMSCIAHLGIFGILGVLARYLLQKLFGPGVANVTGDHSILYLDLPSNMIGSFLMGWLGVVFKEDISSGVSDFLAIGLSTGFLGSLTTFSGWNQKMLDLSVNGDWLFCLLGFLIGFFLVCYSIIFGIETAKGFKWVLKRMNNKGSSKTGTNHSNSINKWWIQLVVLIVLMIILALLWSISGILLVKEFNRNNARAQLCLACVVGPFGVWVRWLLARLNGCGLGRRERMKWVPFGTMIANVSAACVMAALAIIIKEVNTSTCNTIVTGIQFGFLGCLSTVSTFVAEFNAMSESNHPWRAYAYALMTIGLSFGLGTLIYSVPVWTRPYS